The following DNA comes from Bombus pascuorum chromosome 3, iyBomPasc1.1, whole genome shotgun sequence.
ACCGGCGTCATATTTGCGAAGACTCGTAGTAACAATAAAACGAATTCCTGAAGAATCGACGTTACCATCCTGAAGTTCGGGGTTATTATAGTGAACTTCCAACATGACATAAGGATTAAAATTTTGGCCACCGATCGAAAGACCAGCTTCCTCTGGATAAACGAAAGCATCTGCTCCCATTGCCCATGCTGCTAAGACCTTTTTACATACCTAAGAAACggagtaaaaaataaaatgattctagaaaacatatttaattattttttaaaggcATAAATGAAGAAATCTAAGAAACTTAACGCACTTGAGTTTTTTCCGGTCTATCAGCTCCATCACAAGGACCATCGTACATAGGAATTTCAAGAGCCATTGGTCCAGCACAATGGAAAACTTCCATATGATGAACCAAGTGTTCGTTACCCGTTTGTATGATTGGGCCAAATTGCAGAATGTGATGTCTAGAAATAATAGTTCGATAAAAGATTAATTCTGGCGAATTTTGTTGCAGTCTAATAGACTCACTTTTGAGACAAAACGGGTGGTAATTTTTGTACGCGACACCAATAAGTCGTTTCCTTATTTGGCACTTTTACATGATCAGTCAACATTTCCAATTGCCAGGCATTCGATGGAAATGTTGGTTTCTTATGGAGTACCCTGATCAATTCTGTTCTGGACATGCCAGAAGCTTCTGCATCTGATACTTGTAAACCAGCCAAGGACGACAATGGTCCCAAACCTTCTAACCACACTAAGTGCGTGGTACCTCTCtacgaattttcaaatatttttttatgtcaaagaaaaataatcaaatgacTAATATCtcttattaatttcatagttAATTTACCTCCATGATGTAGTCATTTTCATCGCAAGTATCGAACTTCCTGGAGAAGGTAAATTTCGTGacgtttcctcttcttctccaCGCGAAGTTCTCACAATCCTGTTGCAGGTCgagatttaattttccttcttcatcTGTCCATGCATcctgaaattataatataatgtaattgatataaaaattataaaattgataaaaatagacTTATCATATTTTCTCGTGTAATTgctaaatgtattttatgattACCTGTAATTGAATTTGTCGGTGCCAATCAATCCACAGAACGCAATAATCGGCAGGTTTTAATTCACCATAATTCGAGAAACCGATGGCAAACCAAGTGTTGTCGATACCTATATAGTGGACTTCCGCAATTATTATTTCGCTCATAAAATCAACCCTAAAAAAgttattcttcaattttttaattattcctcAGTGTATCTGTTaacattaaattcaattaatgttataaaaatatacctCCAATGAAAAGTGGCTCCTGAACCAAGCGGAACTGTATGAACATTTTTCCTGTTCGAACTGTCTTCGCTATTCTGATGATGATCATGCCAGGATAAACACGATACatcttttaaaattgtaaacaagattaataaataaatcttcaaaAGCATCTTAGATTTTAAAATCAGTGGATTTTCTACTTGAAAAATCACTCGTTTCTGATTTATAATCTATTAGAtgttatatatcttttactcAATTTTGAACTAGCTTCACAGATATTTCCATGATCCTTCACCTTCTTATCGCCAATTTCTACTAACAGGTTCCAAAGGATCCGAAAAGACGAAGGCTTCATATAATACTGGTTTGCCGCCGATTCTCTGCGGCGCTCATGCGCGATGATACTACATcataatatgtatacacacaatcatttcatttattaaaaaaaggtAAGTAAACAAACACGTAGTAATTTTTAGCtcgtaaaaaatgtaaagaaaattaaaaaagtgcATACTCAAAtgattaaattcttttaatgtcataaaatttatatataccaAGTTTGTAATAGATGCGCATGCGCGTATGTGAATACTGCTTCGAAATTGTGCTTGTGCATTAGAAGAACTGcaacaaaaatataagtaGTAATTActgaagaaaattatacaggtatataaaaatattaatttagtttAACCTTGTATATGTTACATAcaaagtttaaaatataataaatagaaaaaatatgtaagtTCAAATCTACGATGAAGATGTATCTAttgttaaaacaaattttaaatgacatcataatattaatttctaatttttttaatagcaTAGTTTTCTTATTCAagcgatttatatttttctacctaCATCCATTTTCCTCTGGCTTCGTTATTTCCATTTACTCGAAAGTAGATTACACAGGTTATCAATTTCCAATAAACTGAAAATCACTCTACTCGGGGTCAAGTTCGACTGATTCCGATTTTGCCTTAATGAAATTCATGGAAATAAGATATACTCCATATCAAAATAGATATCAAACttcattataaaataagaagtgTAATATCTA
Coding sequences within:
- the LOC132905448 gene encoding dopamine beta-hydroxylase, whose product is MLLKIYLLILFTILKDVSCLSWHDHHQNSEDSSNRKNVHTVPLGSGATFHWRVDFMSEIIIAEVHYIGIDNTWFAIGFSNYGELKPADYCVLWIDWHRQIQLQDAWTDEEGKLNLDLQQDCENFAWRRRGNVTKFTFSRKFDTCDENDYIMERGTTHLVWLEGLGPLSSLAGLQVSDAEASGMSRTELIRVLHKKPTFPSNAWQLEMLTDHVKVPNKETTYWCRVQKLPPVLSQKHHILQFGPIIQTGNEHLVHHMEVFHCAGPMALEIPMYDGPCDGADRPEKTQVCKKVLAAWAMGADAFVYPEEAGLSIGGQNFNPYVMLEVHYNNPELQDGNVDSSGIRFIVTTSLRKYDAGVIELGLEYTDKMAIPPRQEAFILSGHCIQECTGVGLPQQGIHIFASQLHTHLTGVKVVTRHIRDGEELPLLNYDNHYSTHFQEIRLLPKPVTILPGDSLITTCTYNTMDRENITLGGFAISDEMCVNYIHYYPNARLEVCKSAISDDALRTYFRYMREWENQPTSVDNGISANYESIEWTKVRVQALHDLYEAAPLGMQCNGSDGSRLPGLWDNIPATPVKLPLPPPARNCPHSSLRQEMINSI